A region of Frederiksenia canicola DNA encodes the following proteins:
- the djlA gene encoding co-chaperone DjlA has translation MQFIGKILGFILGYKLFGGFFGGLLGLIVGHWGDKKLYELGSVSSSLFGKALTRQSLFMQTTFAVLGHIAKAKGRVTENDIQLARNLMASMRLDDAHQQLAQQAFTLGKEADFPLRQVIKEFREACGQRNDLLRFFVEVQMQAALQDGHLEPSEQQILFTIAETIGMSRFQFEQMLAMVAAAQRFRSGYYQYGQHGSHQQRGSYQEKNYGGYQTHSNGPTLEDAYSVLGVTADDDQNTVKRAYRKLMNEHHPDKLVAKGLPPEMMEVAKEKAQQIQAAYDLINKTKGWK, from the coding sequence ATGCAATTTATTGGCAAAATTTTAGGGTTTATTTTAGGTTATAAATTGTTCGGTGGTTTTTTCGGTGGATTGCTGGGTTTAATTGTTGGCCACTGGGGAGATAAAAAACTGTATGAATTAGGTTCAGTTTCTTCTAGCCTTTTTGGTAAGGCGCTTACACGCCAATCCCTTTTCATGCAAACTACTTTTGCCGTGCTGGGGCATATCGCTAAAGCGAAAGGACGCGTAACCGAAAATGACATTCAGCTTGCTCGTAATTTAATGGCATCCATGAGATTAGATGACGCCCATCAACAGCTTGCTCAACAAGCCTTTACACTCGGTAAAGAAGCTGATTTTCCATTACGACAAGTGATCAAAGAATTTCGTGAGGCCTGCGGACAACGCAATGATTTACTACGTTTCTTTGTAGAAGTGCAGATGCAAGCCGCATTGCAAGACGGACACCTTGAACCAAGTGAACAGCAAATTCTATTTACTATCGCTGAAACAATTGGTATGTCTCGTTTTCAATTTGAACAAATGCTTGCCATGGTTGCCGCAGCACAACGTTTCCGCTCCGGTTATTATCAATATGGACAACACGGCAGTCATCAACAACGTGGGTCATATCAAGAGAAAAATTATGGTGGCTATCAAACACATTCGAACGGTCCAACCTTGGAAGATGCGTATAGTGTGCTTGGTGTAACGGCAGATGACGATCAAAATACGGTAAAAAGAGCATACCGCAAGCTGATGAATGAGCATCACCCTGACAAACTAGTAGCCAAAGGTTTACCGCCTGAAATGATGGAGGTTGCCAAAGAAAAAGCACAACAAATTCAAGCGGCTTACGACTTAATCAACAAAACAAAAGGATGGAAATAA